In Candidatus Cloacimonadota bacterium, the genomic window GTCATTCTAAAGTATTTTCAACAGATTTTTTGTTAGAAATTCATTATCAGAAACCTCTGAATGACATTCAACTATCGAAAAAATATTAATGAAGCGGAAATGAATATTACCATTATATGAAATATAAAGAATTTTTAGATTATATTTATCAGCGTCATTCCGGAAATGTTAAACTCGGTTTGGACAGAATGGAAAATATTCTTAAACTGATGGGAAATCCAAATGAGAAATTGCACGGGATACACATTGCCGGAACCAATGGCAAAGGTTCAACAGCAGCAATTTGTGAAGCTTTGTCCCTTGGATCAAGTCTGAAAACGGGTTTGAATACTTCTCCTCATCTTGTTGATTATCGGGAAAGGATCAGGATCGATGGGGAGAATATCGGTTTAGAAAAATTAATCGATATTTATAAAAAATGGGAAAACATTTTCGAGAAAAATGAAGCTTCTTTTTTTGAAATAACAACTGCTATGGCTTTTTATCAATTCTATCAAGAACAGGTAGAGAATGCTATTTTTGAAGTTGGGCTCGGTGGTAGATTGGACGGAACAAATCCTTTTAGGTCAACGATTTCTGTTATTACAACCATTTCTTACGACCATCGCAAAAGTCTTGGAGATTCTTTAGAAAAAATTGCCTTTGAGAAAGCTGGTATTCTGAAACAGGAAACTCCTTTGATTTTAGGAAAAATGTCCAAAAAAGCTTCCCTGATCATCAAAAAAAGAGCTAAAAAATTTGATATACAG contains:
- a CDS encoding bifunctional folylpolyglutamate synthase/dihydrofolate synthase, which translates into the protein MKYKEFLDYIYQRHSGNVKLGLDRMENILKLMGNPNEKLHGIHIAGTNGKGSTAAICEALSLGSSLKTGLNTSPHLVDYRERIRIDGENIGLEKLIDIYKKWENIFEKNEASFFEITTAMAFYQFYQEQVENAIFEVGLGGRLDGTNPFRSTISVITTISYDHRKSLGDSLEKIAFEKAGILKQETPLILGKMSKKASLIIKKRAKKFDIQVFEIGKDFQVTNIKISTAGTIFDYQSKDFSQKKVKLNLIGKHQADNAALAIFAFLLFLKRTNRTFRPENIRKALTKINWSGRMQIIRKNPTVMIDGAHNEEGIETLTQNLKELFPNKKIYFVMAILRDKNLEKIIENICAISHKIFISKNRSTRAAEIEEQEKFVNNSNIDFETIDNVVRATKTAIKQ